TAGACCTTAAACGCGAGCCGTTTATTGCCGATTCTGAATATGAAAAAAAATTTGAAGCCGAGTTCGTTTATACCGAAACACCAGACCAGCAGAAAGTAATTGAAGATATTAAAAACGATATGGTATCTCCAAGCCCGATGGAACGCTGTGTTTTTGGTGATACCGGTTTTGGCAAAACAGAGGTTGCAATGCGTGCTAGTTTAAAATCGGTTTTGAGCGGTCGGCAGGTTTGTCTGATTGCACCAACGACAGTTCTTGTTCAACAGCACGAACAAACATTTTCAGATAGGTTCGCAGATTGGCCGGTAAAAATAGAAACGCTATCCAGATTCAAAACAAAAAACCAGCAGAAAACAATCGTCAGAAACATATCAGATGGTAGAATAGATATTATTATCGGCACACATCGGCTTTTAAGTAATGATGTGAAATTCAACAATCTCGGGCTTCTGATAATAGATGATGAACATCGGTTTGGTGTTGCAGATAAAGAAAAAATCAAATCGCTAAAAAAAAATGTGGATGTTCTGTATTTGACTGCTACACCGATACCGCGTACACTTTCTCTGGCGCTTTCCGGCATAAAAAATATGTCAACTATTGAAACGCCACCTGCAGGTCGCCAGGAAGTTGAAACCACTCTTTTAGAATATAATGAAAAAACAATCGCAAATGCATTAATGTATGAAATTTCGCGTGGTGGTCAGGTATTTTATATCCATAACAGAATTGAGACAATAGAAAGTTGCTTAAACCATTTTAAACGCCAACTGCCACTGGTAAGGTTTGATTTTATACACGGTAAAATGTCATCAAAAGAAATTGAATCCAAAATGCTAAAATTCTTGCAAAAAGAATTTGATTGCCTTATCTCTACCACTATTATAGAAGCAGGTCTTGATATTCCAAATGTCAACACAATCATAGTTGAAGATACTCACAGATTCGGGCTTGGGCAACTTTATCAACTCCGAGGTCGTGTCGGGCGGTCTAAAATTAAAGCATACTGTTATCTGTTTTACAGAAAAGATTGTTTAACCGAAGATGCAGACAAACGACTTTCTGCAATAACTGACTTTACAAAACTTGGTTCCGGTTTTAGGCTGGCATTGAAGGACTTACAGATTCGTGGTGCCGGTGAACTATTAGGCAAACGCCAACACGGCTATATTGATTCTATCGGTTTTGATATGTACTTACGGCTTTTAGAAAAACATTCAAACGAGATTAAAGGTCTACCGACTAAAGAAGAACCAAATCCTGAAATAGATATTTTTGTTGATGCTGTTATTCCAAAAACATATATAGATAACGAATTACAACGAATTGGGTTTTACAAACGGATTTTAACAGCCAGTGCTCCCAAAGAACTCAACGAACTTGCAATAGAATTAGCAGACCGTTTTGGCAAAATGCCAGTTGAGGTTGAGAACCTGTTAGAGATAGGCAGCATTCGGCTGGTTGCCAAACAACTCAAAATCTTGAAAATCGCTACTACATCTTCTACCACCACAGAATCCATTTTGATAAAGTTTTCTATAGATACATCTGTAGAGCCGTCAAAAATCATAGCCGTCTTAAAAAACAACAAATTGAATTTCAAATTTGGTCAAACCGATTTAATAGAGATTTTTTTTAAGGGGGGGAAGGGGGGGAATAAGGATTACTCACAAAAAGAAAAAATTATTTTTGTTAAAAAACTATTGCAATCTTTTCAATAATTATGTATAATAAAAACATTGGGGGTGAAATGAATAACGCAAAACAGACGCAGAACAAGACGCAAAACCAACGCAGAGCAAGGATATGGTTTTACCTTTTACCTTTTATCTTTTACCTTCTACCTGCTTTTATCGGGTGTACAAAAAAATCGGAACTGATTCTAGCAAAAATAGATGGTGAAAAAATTACACTTGAAGAATTCCAGAAATTATTGGATAATGCGCCGTATCAACTTCAGGATTATTTAGCCACCGATACAGGACGCAAACAGTATCTTGATGCGATGGTAAAAGAAAAAATGGTTTCGGTTGCTGCCAGAAAGGAAGGTATTGCCAAACGTCCCGCTGTTAAGAAACAGCTTGCTGAACTTGAAAAACGGCTTAAAGATAATTACGAAAAATTGAAAAATGAGATAGTCGTGAATGAGTTATTGAAAGAAAAAGTTATTCTTGGCGATAGCGATGTCAGCAACTATTACGAAAAGCATAAGGAAGAATTTGAAAAGCCAACTGAACTAAAAGTGAGTCATATACTATTAGCAACTGAAGATGATGCTGCACGATTGCTTACTCGGCTAAAAAAAGGCGAGGAATTTGCTAAACTTGCAAAAGAACATTCAGTAGATAAAATGACTGCTGAAAAAGGTGGCGAACTCGGCTTTTTCCGAAAACGACAGTATGTGAAAGAGTTTGAAGATGCTGCATTTAGACTTAAAAAAGTTGGTGATATTTCCAATATTGTAAAAACACCGCTTGGCTATCATATAATTAAACTTACAGACAGAAAACAACTCAAACCGCAGAAACTTGAAGATTCTGAACTGGAGATAAAAGAAATCCTGCAAAAAGAAAAACTTGACAGATACTTGGACGGGCTTTCCAAAAAGTATAAGCCGACAATAAATTATGAACTATTAGTGAACCCCAAGTTAAATGGTTAAATGGTTAGATGGCTAAATGGCTAGCAATGTAACCATTTACTGATTCTTGGTGGTCATTGTTTGAAATTCCTGTACATTAAATTAGAGCAACTGAATAGTATTCGTCAGTTTGTCAAGTATCTCGTTAATTATCTTAACCAGAAATAGAAACCGGTCTTTTATAGGGAGGTGTATTAAGAAGTTCAGGGTTACCTAACTTCATCATACAAGGAGCAAAAATGAAGAATACAGAACAGACACAAAATATGGAAACAAGGGAATATGGAAACAAGGGAATATGGAAACAAGGGAATACAATAAAATACTTATTTCTATATTTCTATATTTTCATATTTTCTTATTTTTCCTGCCTTTCTGCTGCGGTAGTTAATAAAACGATTGCCAAAGTCAACGATGAAGTAATTTTACAAAAGGATTACGACGAAGTTGTTAATCCCGTTATAGAGCAGCTGAATAAAAACTATAGCGAAGTAATCTCAAAAGAAGAACTTGATAAAAAAATTGATGAGATAAAGAAGGAACTGCTTAATCAGATGATTGACCAGAAATTGCTTTTACAGGAAGCGAAAAAGAAGAATATAAAAGTTAATAAACGAGAAATAGAAAACGGTATTGAAATAGTCAAAGAACGGTTTAAGCAAAAAAACGGGAAACTGCTTACACCGACGGAAGCGGAGGCAGAATTTCAGGCAGAAATGAGAAAACAGAACCTTACGATGACTCAATTTCGTGATAAAATCAG
This genomic interval from Elusimicrobiota bacterium contains the following:
- the mfd gene encoding transcription-repair coupling factor translates to MNPLELSGALAYSVVKSNYIYKNMIIQMKTDENAVDIADDILTVSTILKQPIPEIIILPENDISLRIKALSQILADKKFCLCTTVGAVHKKTFSIGNFKKSILKIKKNDIINRNLLISQITENGYERVEIVTETGEFAVRGEIIDIWQITSNLPVRFVFNINTVESIKNFDAASQRSISEINEVEILPAKEKAETSIFKQMPKNKFRTLGEKDIVPYLPVSEFNGDIEVFKHQYKQWQNDDFHVFIVANNTGEKQHLAELLGKQYENSIFTGSLSSGFVVDADRIVFITTNELFSRYKLKIRPPKFFKKLGEPIETLSDIKPGDFVVHEKYGIGIYDGLKTLTAGGFTAEYISILYADNDKLFVSITDFHRIQKYFSISNKLPKINSLDSTIWERTKAVADENARKLAQQLLQVYAERLDLKREPFIADSEYEKKFEAEFVYTETPDQQKVIEDIKNDMVSPSPMERCVFGDTGFGKTEVAMRASLKSVLSGRQVCLIAPTTVLVQQHEQTFSDRFADWPVKIETLSRFKTKNQQKTIVRNISDGRIDIIIGTHRLLSNDVKFNNLGLLIIDDEHRFGVADKEKIKSLKKNVDVLYLTATPIPRTLSLALSGIKNMSTIETPPAGRQEVETTLLEYNEKTIANALMYEISRGGQVFYIHNRIETIESCLNHFKRQLPLVRFDFIHGKMSSKEIESKMLKFLQKEFDCLISTTIIEAGLDIPNVNTIIVEDTHRFGLGQLYQLRGRVGRSKIKAYCYLFYRKDCLTEDADKRLSAITDFTKLGSGFRLALKDLQIRGAGELLGKRQHGYIDSIGFDMYLRLLEKHSNEIKGLPTKEEPNPEIDIFVDAVIPKTYIDNELQRIGFYKRILTASAPKELNELAIELADRFGKMPVEVENLLEIGSIRLVAKQLKILKIATTSSTTTESILIKFSIDTSVEPSKIIAVLKNNKLNFKFGQTDLIEIFFKGGKGGNKDYSQKEKIIFVKKLLQSFQ
- a CDS encoding peptidylprolyl isomerase; the protein is MNNAKQTQNKTQNQRRARIWFYLLPFIFYLLPAFIGCTKKSELILAKIDGEKITLEEFQKLLDNAPYQLQDYLATDTGRKQYLDAMVKEKMVSVAARKEGIAKRPAVKKQLAELEKRLKDNYEKLKNEIVVNELLKEKVILGDSDVSNYYEKHKEEFEKPTELKVSHILLATEDDAARLLTRLKKGEEFAKLAKEHSVDKMTAEKGGELGFFRKRQYVKEFEDAAFRLKKVGDISNIVKTPLGYHIIKLTDRKQLKPQKLEDSELEIKEILQKEKLDRYLDGLSKKYKPTINYELLVNPKLNG